In Chryseobacterium lactis, a single genomic region encodes these proteins:
- a CDS encoding GSCFA domain-containing protein, giving the protein MKFRTEVNIPASEKKIEIEDKVFSIGSCFASEMTDLLQQGQLQTLNNPFGTIFNPFSIYNEVKILHDSAFYEEEDLIIYNEEYISLDHHSSFDTRYIHQTLDKINGAIEEGNAFLQEADWIIVTYGSSFIYEFTPKKKLVANCHKIPQKFFEKRLLSHQELTESIYNTILDLKDISKEGVQILFTVSPVRHTKDGMVENQLSKSKLITAIHESISMFEDCHYLPVYEILMDDLRDYRFYKEDMIHPSTQAVNYIFDKFGDAYFSDETKDFIKENFKIIKALEHKTNDKKDPKFIEFREKLDQRIEAQREKVKHKIF; this is encoded by the coding sequence ATGAAATTCAGAACCGAAGTCAATATTCCCGCATCCGAAAAAAAGATTGAGATTGAAGATAAAGTATTTTCAATAGGATCATGTTTTGCTTCCGAAATGACGGATTTGTTACAACAGGGACAACTTCAGACTCTAAATAACCCTTTTGGAACGATTTTCAACCCTTTTTCGATCTATAATGAGGTGAAAATACTTCATGATTCGGCCTTTTATGAAGAAGAAGATTTAATTATCTATAACGAAGAATATATTTCACTGGATCACCATTCGAGTTTTGATACCCGGTATATTCATCAGACTTTAGATAAAATTAATGGAGCGATTGAAGAAGGAAATGCCTTTCTTCAGGAAGCAGACTGGATTATCGTCACCTACGGGAGCTCTTTTATTTATGAGTTTACCCCAAAGAAAAAGCTGGTCGCCAACTGCCATAAGATTCCGCAGAAGTTTTTTGAAAAAAGACTGCTTTCACATCAGGAACTTACAGAGTCCATTTATAATACTATTTTGGATCTTAAAGATATCTCTAAAGAAGGGGTGCAAATATTATTTACAGTTTCGCCGGTGCGCCATACCAAAGACGGGATGGTAGAAAATCAACTAAGTAAATCCAAATTAATAACGGCCATACACGAATCCATTTCAATGTTTGAAGATTGTCACTATCTGCCGGTCTATGAAATATTGATGGACGATCTGAGGGATTATCGTTTTTACAAAGAAGACATGATTCATCCAAGTACCCAGGCTGTCAATTATATTTTTGATAAGTTCGGAGATGCCTATTTTTCTGATGAAACCAAAGATTTTATCAAAGAAAATTTTAAAATCATTAAAGCCCTGGAGCATAAAACAAATGATAAGAAAGATCCTAAGTTTATCGAATTTAGAGAAAAGTTGGATCAGAGAATTGAAGCCCAGCGCGAAAAAGTAAAGCATAAAATATTTTAA